Within Malus domestica chromosome 04, GDT2T_hap1, the genomic segment tacgatgaacggataagatcctcacaaagagagtCTGGCAAGGATCCTCATCCTATATTTGGTTTTCCATTCTGTGCTACAGTACATGATGGAGCGGTACAAGATTTTCCTCTTTAtcaaaataataacaataataacaacgagggtaaattacacaaaactacctcaactattggtctcatgacactttcatacctcatcttttaaaattgacaatgtcatacctcatctttagaatttggtcAATTTTATACCTTCCATTAGCCTGACTGTTAATTTgtcagttaaatgctgacgtggcttgatccAAACctcactttctattaaaaaattaagaaaatattaaaaaaaatcatttaatatattttaaatattaaaataacaaagaaaagtgaaaaaaaataattcaaaacccaattcgtccccaccccaccccctctTTCTCCTCCCCATCTTCTTCCCATGCTGCTCAGAAACGAAACGaaacgaaaataaataaataaataaataaataaatcaaaacccaattcgtccccaccccaccccctctctctcctcccccatCTTCTTCCCCTCTCCTATCTTCTTCCCCTCCTCCCCCATcttcttccctgcaacccagaaatgaaacgaaacgaaaaaaaaaaaaaaaaatttcaaaacccaATTCGTCCCCACCCCACCCCTTATCTCTCCTCCCCCATCTTCTTCCCCTGCGGCCCAGaaacgaaacaaaaaaaaaaaaaaaaaaaaactaaaaatcaaaacccagTTCGTCCCCACCCGAGACTTGGGCTCGCACACCCATGGCTCGCCGGACCTGGGTTGGGTGTCATCTGGGTGCCCCAGAGCTTCACGGAGACGAAAGGAGAGAGGGTTGACGCCAATGATGGTTTTGGTACCGTCGTCGGTGGGTGTGGGTGTGTAAATGGGTGCGTGAGTGTAGATCTGGGAGAGTGGTATTgtctgtgagagagagagggggagaaagAGTGAGTGAgctgagagagagggagatgtTGGCATGGGTGGGGAAGGGTGGGGGGTTGCACGGAAGGGGAACGGGAAGGGGTCGGGGTGGGGGGGGAGATGGGAATAGGTTCTGggatgcagagaagagagagaggcgagagagaggggggagagagagagaagagagagagagaggagagagagagagatttaatataaaaataaaaaaaattaaaatttaaaaatttaaaattttaattattaaaaatatattaaataattttttaatccaattggattaGTGAATAGGCCCCGCCTCTAGCCACATTAGCACTTAACagagaaattaacaaaaaaattaatggaGGTATGATATTGGCATAAATTTTTAAGATGATGTATAACATTGTCATTTTTAAAAGattaggtatgaaagtgtcgtgacacctatagttgaggtaattttatgtaatttaccctaacaACTAATAGACCACAACATAAAAAGTACCAAACTTGACAATGAATTTTATATTCACAACACTATTACAAATATAATTCATGAAACATTAACATTTTCTTCTTTCAACTGATTATTCCTTACAACACTggaaaaacattttttaaagcacaacaataccaagtAATTCTCCTTTTAGCTTAGTTGGTTAAGAACATTCGATTTTACACCTGAGATCTCGTGTTCGAATTTCCTCtctgtgagaaaaaaaaagtaatttgaaTTCTATTTTTGGGCCATGAATTGAGAAAAGAGCCTTCTTTCAATCTGTATTTGGGCCTCCAAACTAAAATTCACTAGATTTTAGTCCAGTACAAAGTAACTCCTTGATCGGTTATCAACTCTCTAAGTCTAACCCAACGGCTAACCATCTCACACTCACAGACTGACATTCAACCATGGAggcagcagcaccaccaccagcGAAACATACCACCACCACAGCGCCACCAATCCTCGGCAGCGTAGTAGCTCTAGATACGACCGTCTCCCGACATCTCCACATCCTCGCCAAACCCTTCCTCCCCTattccctcctcctcctcctcgaaCTCTCCGCCGACTTCCGCTtcttcttccctctctctctctccctcctccttgccccaaccctaaccctaacccctATCCCGATCCCATCCCCAAGCCCAACCCAAATCCTCCGTCCACTCCTCTCCCCACTCATCCTCGGCCTCCTCCTCGACCTCGCCGTCGTCGGCCTAATCAAACTCCTCTTCCGCCGCTCCCGCCCTCTCTACAACAAGAACATGAGCGTCGCCGTTTCGGTGGACCATTTCTCCTTCCCCAGTGGGCACGCCTCTCGGGTTTGCTTCGTTGCCTCCCTCTTACACCTCTCCGCCGTCGCCCTCGCCGATGCCCTCGCCAACCTACGGTCATCgtctcccttcgttgatcgTTGGATCGGCACGGACCAGGTCAATGCCGTGAGTATTTTGGTCTCGGTTGCTTGGGCCTGGGCCGCCGGCACCTCCGTCTCTAGGGTTTTGCTGGGCAGGCATTTCGTCACCGACGTTTTCGCCGGGGCGTGTTTGGGAGTGCTTGAGGCTCTCGTTTCGTTTCACTTCCTGAGGTTCTAAGGTATGAATTGTTTAGCACTGAAAATTGAACTGCTAATGATCGTTTATGCATTGATTTCTGAGTTAATCATGTTAACAATGTTGGGTATAATCACAGAGAGTTTTAGTGACGTGTTATTAGGAGTGACAACAATTGTGGCGGTTTCGATGATTGTGGAATCAAATGTTGAAGTATTACGACTAACATTACGAATGTAGAAACTTATAACTAGAAGACTAGAAATTAAGTTAATAGCTATAGTGAGGTATTCTTGTCAAAAGTCCAGGTTGCTAGATATTAGTGATACAAGTTGTGTGGTGGTGGTTGTGTTGGTAATGATGATCGGTGTTGGCTTGTTTACTTCCAGTGTGGTTTTGAGGGTAATGATAGTTTCAATGGTTTTTGTCATGGTAACACTAGTAGATGGCAGAATTATGGTGCTTGACAATGGCGACAGTTGCGAGTATGGTGGTATGAGGGTGGGGGCAGTGTTACTGTTGTCAATGCTGATAATGACATAGTTTTGTTGGCGACGTTGGTATCGACATTGGAGTTGATGGCAGTGTGGTGGTATTGATGAAGGTTCGAATGGCAGTGGTGGTTTTTCTGTAGAAACCTTGTATTGAGATGCCCAGTTTTGTATCCAAGCTTTCGAATGAGTttagggagggagggagggatggAGGAGTGCTTAATCCTTTAATTTCACATATATGATCACTAATTGGACTGCATGCGGTACCATGGTTATCTATAATAGACCTGTATTGAAATGGTAAagaaaaaacttaaatagattgaATTTCAGTCTCTCTTCACCTACAAAATCATGTACGGTCCTAGTTCTATATCCTACGGGGCACATGGTATCATATCATTGTTTGGAAATTTATCAAGCATGTAGCATTCTATTTCATAGTATACTGCCTTATTCAATTCTCGAATCTGGAATACTTGTCATCTGCTTGGAAAGAAGATAATAGAGCATATCAGATTCTTAGTTTTATAACCTGAatgcaaacaacaacaacaacaaagccttatcccactaagtggggttggctaaatgaatcctagaacgccactgCACTTGGTTTTATGCcatgtcatccgttagatccaagtagtccaagtcttttcttaatgtctctttccaagtcttcctaggtcttcctttacccttctGGCCTGAGTCTCTGTCTCGTAATTGTATCTTCTAACCGGGGCATCTGTAGGtcttcgtttcacatgtccaaaccaccttaaccgattttgtctcatcttatcttcaatttcggctattCCTAGTTTACCCCAGATATCCTCGTTCCTAATCTTgtcatttcttgtgtgcccacacatccaacgaagcattctcatctccgctacactcatTTTGTGTACTTGTTGATGCTTCATTGCCCAACATTCCGTGTCATAAAGTATTGCTgaccttattgccatcctataaaagcATTAGTGGCATATGACGGTCGCACAAGACACtcgatgcactcttccacttcatccatccaacttgtattccaCGATTGAGGTCTCCATCCAACTCTtcattcttttgcaagatagatccaagATAGCGAAAGTgttcgctctttggtatttcttgatctccaatcctcaccctTAACTCATTTTAACCTCTGTTcccactgaacttgcactccatatactcTATCTTTGGCctacttaggcgaagacctttagattccaacacttcctcccgaaggttaagcttcgcatttattCCCTCATGagttcatctatcaacactaccgtctgcaaaaagcatacactaaggaatatcatcttggaTATGTCCGTTAATTCATCCATTActaatgcaaaaaggtaaggacttaaaggCACACTAACGTCTGCGAAtggcatacaccaaggaatatcatcttggaTATGTCCGTTAACTCattcattaccaatgcaaaaagataagaacataaagatgagccttgatgtaaccctacaATGTAACGAAAATGCAAAAAGAGGAATAATTGTATTTATTGGCTCTTCAAATTTACTGCTTATCATGCTCCCCAAAAGTTCAAAGCTTCTTTTGAATTACCTGATAGTGAAAGCACACTTAGTATGGCAAATCCCAAGCCAATACTTTAAGGGCTTGTTCGATAACCATTTTgttattagtttttatttttcaattgattTGCTATAGATAGAGGAAAGTATGTTGGAGAAAGGGGGAATGAAAGAAGGGTGAGGGAAGGATGGTGGAATGTGAATGGATATAAGGATAcacaaatgaaaactaaaaacaaaaaaaatgaaataaagaactaaatgaaaatttgaaactaaAGAAGAATTGTTATCAAACAGGCCAGAAGGTGCTACTATCTTGAAGGAAAATGTAATTTACAATCTTATGATGGGTAGAACACTATGCCTTATTTATTTGTAGTATCCATTTTCAAAATTGCCATATTTTCTTTCTCCCCTCAaagaaaaaatcattttttCTCTGTCTAATGAAATACATTCACTGTCGGTTTAGTACTTCGAAGATTTAGATGTTTTCTTCCAACATTGGAAGAGATATACCACTAGAACGAGAAGATGTTGGTGAATTTGAAAGTTCTGCCCTTGATGTAGACAAAGATTAACCTGAAGGGCGAAAAGCAGCCTCTGATGAATATAATTAGGGGATTGAGAGTTAATACTTAATGCTTATGATGGACATATTAAATTTATAAGGGTGGAGTGAGGGGAAAATTAGCAGAGTTTTGTAGCCGTACTAATGTGTAGTGGAAAAAGTGAATTTAGAAATTCTCGACAGCAGTTGCACTATAGGATGTGAAGAATAAGCATTTAAAGATGGAAAAAAGTATGTAGGAATGTAGATTAGGGACTGGGTGAGGTAGTTTTCTATTCAGTTCATTGTGATTGGACTTACAAATCCTGGATTGCCGATGCTACCAGCTGGTATATCTTCTTTTAACTATATCAGTCTTGCCAAGTGTTGTGGTAGTGGGCACGCTTTATACTGACTTGTACCAGGTATCAATTAGTTATCTTTCTCTGGCTGAATATGAGTATGTTGTTCCCGGGTCTTTAGGACTTTACATGTTGCACCTAAAGTTAGTCTTTACAATTCAACGTCTGATGGAGATGACTTCTGACTGGAGGATAGCTTCCGACTGTAAATTGTAGGACGGTTCCAGACTGGAGCAACCTCGAAGGCAATGTGGTGAAAATACTTTGTCAAGGTTTGGGATACTCCTTTTCATTTCTGATGACCCCCGTAGAATAGGGAACTGGTTATGTTTTATGCTGCACGGCTGGAATGTTCTTCCGTATAACATTGTTTTGATCATGGGAAGCAGATGAAAGTAGAGATATCGTTGCGAAGTATAAAGAAACTCTTAAGGGGCAGTAGCATCCAGATGTAATGAGAATTATATTGAGTTCAGCTGGTGAAAGAGATGCTGGcaaattatgtgcttcttcagTGGTACCTTCCATGCTTTCACTGGCTCCCATTACTCTTTCACTGGATTTATTGAAAGGAAAAATGATTGTTGGCTCAATCATTGACGAAACATTTTTTCATAAGCTTTATTCGATGGACGGATTGTTTGATTCACGCTTAGAAACTCGAGAGATAACTGTTGAATACTATGAACATTGCTTGGGTTCTTACATATGAAGACTCATTCCTCAATCCTCATCACCTGCAAATAGGGATGAGGCAAAATACCTAGGAGTATGGGTAAATTGCGGTTACCCGCTCATGTAAGACTCATGGTTACAGTTATGAGTAAccgttttaaaaaataaatggttTTGGGTATAATAATTTATCCGTGAAATATAAGTGAGTTGTTATGGGTATTACTGCGGTTATAAAGGGATACTTATTTAACCGTTTATTAatatatgaaaattaaaaaggaaaaaaaaaaaaaactaaaaaccgtAAAATTGTTCGACCCCTCCCACCGTTCATATCTCTCCTCGTTGCCCATTCTTTCTCATCTCCGCCACATTTTGCATTGCTTGTTAATGGGTGTAATGATGTTATACTGCAAAGTGTTGGATTATTTCCTACCTTCGAGCTTATGTATATGCATTCACGTTTACACCAAGAATGCGGCCTTTACCAAGTGCATTTGAACTTTTTAGGTGATATGTTTCGAGTTGAACCCAAGATTGCTCATTATGTGTTTGCTATGAGTCTATAACAACTTAAAACGGAACTAAAATTGTCGTCTAACGAAGAATAAATTTGGTTGTTGACGGTCTATATAACTGAATTCTAATCCTCTTGATTAATGATACATATAAATACATACCCTTTTCTTCTCCTACGTGTTGACAGGAACATTTTTTTTAGAGAGTGCCAATACAAAAAATGCTACAAGCTTACGAATTATCACCTCTACATCTCGGTAAACAGATTGAAAAAAGGTAAACGGGTTAAAATATGGGTAAACGGGTTAAAAACAGGTAAATGGGTTAAAAAAAGGTAAATTGTTAAACGGGTATGAGGTTATgagtatgggtataaccgttctTGCAATTATttaatgggtaaacggttatacagGTAAGGGCTTAAACAATTATGAGTAAATAACGGTAGTTACTCGCCCACTATAACTGTTGTCCATGCTTACTTGCAAATCATAATTTCATCCGTAAGGTACAACTCATTATAAGTACAAAAGGAAAATTTTTCACACACATGTTAAGCAGTGGTTTGTTTATGAGAAGAAATGACTTCTTACATGTAAGGCGCCaaagtattttttttgttgattattatTGTCATGCTTTGGTGAATGCATCATTGCAATTGGAAGTATTAACATGGAAATGGTGGAAAGAATCTTCATATAAGAAGCGTTTGAATACTCCACGATTTTTTGTTGACTTGAAAGGATGTCATATTTGTAGAAGGGGGTACAAAACCTTTTTTTGTTGGTTCTCTTTCCTTAGTGTTGTAAAAGATATGCATATGCAGATGCCTGTTGAGGAAATTTAATTTGTGGAATTCAATGGATGATTGTCCTATCTTTTTGTTTTACGTCCCTCCCTACAGTTCGAGGGCCCCCGTGTCCTAAATGCTTACTTGATTGAACTCATTTAGGGCACCACATGACGGGGGGTGTCCTATCATTTGCTATTAATCTTTGAAATCAACGGCTTTTTTCCTGAGACCTTGAGATTGTTCTGTGAACAATGTGGAAATGTGGTTGGATCTTTTCTCTTTGTGGGTCACTTGCATATGTTCTTTTCGTTTTTCCTTTTCCATGATTGTTGTTTGAATTGAATCCACAGACATcggctttatttatttattttttattgttgtttgaatttgtttgggcacaaaatattaatttgggccgagggtaggatcactctcggcccgggaggccgATCGGCTAGTGGGCTTCCCAGCCTAGGGCGGTTAGGTCAGAACGCCAGCCGAGTCCTAATACAATGaggagtctcgacgggatcaGTAATCCAGAAGGcaaatccggctcagttaaggactagattcatAGTCCTAATAAAGATAGGACTAGTCGAGATGACGTTGATCCGGGGAGGAAAACCTAGTCCGAATAGGATTCTAACTCAGACTTAAggtccagtgctataaataggggaagCTGTGCACCAGGAGAAGCctcctgcaaatcaatacaaaattgccctgcgcaaattctcacaacttgtgatttttctttttcttttttcgctgacacatcttccgttggcatcaacagcactgtggaagcaaccggtgatatcttaagtcggcatagatagctctgtcaccgtagaatcaatcggtctcgcagtatcttccgttggcatcaacaacactgcggcgagaacggttgattacctatccaagtctcggtcgagaagggtttctgaactcttattggtcgaggtcatctcattagccttctcggcaaagtgaggtgttacagttattacattcggcacattgaaaaccgaatttgatattgaacttcgtaagaatagtaaccttgtcttcaggttcgagagcccaagaagtcgagacgtgttcctttctcggccgcaatcgcaagacgcagaagtcagtagcgtgacctaacgcaacatcaacaaatttactcctcggccgagctcggcc encodes:
- the LOC103444032 gene encoding probable lipid phosphate phosphatase beta encodes the protein MEAAAPPPAKHTTTTAPPILGSVVALDTTVSRHLHILAKPFLPYSLLLLLELSADFRFFFPLSLSLLLAPTLTLTPIPIPSPSPTQILRPLLSPLILGLLLDLAVVGLIKLLFRRSRPLYNKNMSVAVSVDHFSFPSGHASRVCFVASLLHLSAVALADALANLRSSSPFVDRWIGTDQVNAVSILVSVAWAWAAGTSVSRVLLGRHFVTDVFAGACLGVLEALVSFHFLRF